One genomic region from Thermoleptolyngbya sichuanensis A183 encodes:
- a CDS encoding DMT family transporter encodes MYQVIMLRDRLLPILLTALTSLLFAGSFIAGKFTTVELSPILTTLLRYLIALVFLSSLLIHYKQSSLFVQKKDVFLLALLGLFGVVGYHFFFFLSLRYTAIANTAIINAFNPVITGIAAALFLRERLTLQNYFGGAIALVGVLALLSKGDLGNLVKMQINRGDGLMLCAVLSWVVYSLLIKVLSQRYSGFTVSFYAAGFGVIWLLLLSLREDWATVARLSPAAIASLSYMGVGASGLGYFLYNLSVKAIGPTRASSSVYSLVPIFVTLLAFAFFRQPMTVLMLFSMSLIILGLHFALKSQSRS; translated from the coding sequence GTGTATCAAGTTATTATGCTGCGCGATCGCCTCCTGCCAATTTTACTAACCGCGCTGACCAGTCTTTTGTTTGCAGGCAGCTTCATTGCTGGAAAATTTACAACAGTTGAACTCAGCCCCATCTTGACAACGTTGCTGCGTTACCTGATTGCCCTAGTCTTTCTCTCTAGCCTGCTGATTCACTACAAACAATCATCGCTGTTTGTGCAAAAAAAGGATGTTTTCCTACTGGCATTGCTGGGCTTATTCGGCGTGGTCGGCTATCACTTTTTCTTCTTTCTCAGCCTGCGCTATACGGCGATCGCCAACACTGCCATCATCAACGCCTTCAATCCTGTCATCACGGGCATCGCGGCGGCGCTGTTCCTTCGAGAAAGGCTGACGCTGCAAAACTACTTCGGCGGGGCGATCGCCCTGGTGGGCGTGCTGGCGCTGCTGTCCAAAGGCGACCTCGGCAACTTGGTCAAGATGCAAATCAACCGGGGCGACGGGCTGATGCTGTGCGCGGTGCTGAGTTGGGTTGTGTACTCACTGCTGATCAAGGTGCTGAGTCAGCGCTATTCCGGCTTCACAGTCAGCTTCTATGCAGCCGGGTTTGGCGTGATCTGGCTATTGCTGCTGAGCCTGCGCGAAGACTGGGCCACGGTGGCGCGGCTCTCTCCAGCGGCGATCGCCTCCCTCAGCTACATGGGCGTGGGCGCATCGGGCCTGGGCTATTTTCTCTACAACCTCAGCGTCAAAGCCATCGGCCCCACCCGCGCCTCCAGTTCGGTCTACAGCCTCGTTCCCATCTTCGTAACGCTGCTGGCCTTTGCCTTCTTTCGGCAGCCCATGACCGTCCTGATGCTGTTCAGCATGAGCCTGATTATCCTGGGGCTGCATTTTGCCCTGAAGTCTCAATCACGCAGCTGA